Below is a window of Ahaetulla prasina isolate Xishuangbanna chromosome 1, ASM2864084v1, whole genome shotgun sequence DNA.
CCAATGGGATTGTTCTGTGGAAATCAGAAATGCTAGCAAGCATTTGAGGTACTACCACAGTGGTATAACAAATTTCCAGGAAAGATAGGCTAGCCAGGAAGAAATACATTGGGGTGTGCAGGGAACGGAAAGTATAGATAATGCAAAGGATGGAGATATTACCAAAAAGAATTATGAGATAGAGCAAAAGAAAGAATGTGAAGATGAGATATTGTATCTCAGGATCAGTGGAGAATGTCTGGAAGAGGAACTCGTAGGCAATGGATTGATTATCCCAGTTTGTAATTGTCAGATACATCTCATTTAtcactataaaaaagaaaaaaagaaaaagaaaaaatagttaaataattaTGTACAGTATGTTTCCATAAATTTCAGAGTCAAAAACCTGTGAACTGTATGATATTGAGGTCTGATACATGAAATATCAATGGTTAATCCtagtttttttcattttccttcatCTCACAATTACGTTCTACCCAAGCAAATTCTAACACAAAcaggatattattttatttatttattttatttgtcacaacagtatatataatcataagcatgaaataactatatgatatataagcataaatataatcataagtatgtaataactatatgaaattggatacaatcaaagggaacattaggacaggaacggtaggcatgttggtgttcttatgcacgccccttacagacctcttaggaatggggtgaggtcaatagatgTATTACAATATCAATTGTCCAAAACAgaccaagtagaaacaaaagctgATATTTACAGAACTTGGGTTATCAATGGGATACAAGCATCTCACCCTTGTCCCTACTGCTTCAGGAGAGGGCAATCTTTGAAAGCAAGGAACCACATTAAAAGGCAAAAGATGAGTCCAGGTCCCACAGAAAATTGAGATTAGACTTTGGTTTAAATTCAGTTGTGTGAGTTTCCCATCTCCCAATAGAACATGGAGAGGAATATATTTTCAGCTGCTCTGATGTAAGAAGgttaaaacctatgaaaacaaggGTTGGAAGAGTTGAACTGTAGGCTGAAAATAACACAACTTTGATTGATTATTTAATAAAACAGCTGGCATTCCTGTACCTGTATAGCATTTCTTTTCACAGCACTTTACAGTTCTCGTGATTCAGCTCTCATAAGACTTACCTCTATCAAAGAACCAGGTTCTACTGATGTTCTTAGTATAATATTtgcttgtcttccccaaaaaattGTTTTCTCACTTCCAACTTCCAGCTTTTACCCATTGCAGGATTGCCCACTTTAAACCTGTGAGCAAGGAAACAAAGTGGGGAAGATGAGAAGGTAGCCCTCTGCATAAATATTTGGAGTGTGGGAAAAGGCCCAGCATGCCAAGTGCAAATAGCAGGGCAACACATTAGTAGCATTCTTCTGCAACCAGCAACATTCATGAATTAAGTCATTATATAATGACAGCTGTTTTTTTGTGGAGGATGGCTGGGGAATGTATAATAGAATGGATTGGCCTTAAGGCCACAGTTTTATTCACTTTTTTGGAAAGACAGCTTAATTGAATAGAGAGAGTTACTTTTCTTACAAAACTTTAGGGTTAGaatatagactagaatagaattttttattggccaaatgtgattggacacacaagggatttgtcttggtgcatatgctctcagtgtacctaaaagaaaagatatgttcatcaacaattctaaggtacaacccttaaagatagtcatagggtacaaataagcaatcaggaaacaatatcaatataaatcataaggatacaagcaacaaaattacagtcatacataagtggaaggagatgggtgataggaacgatgagaaaattaatagtagtgcagacttagtacctagtttgacagtgttgtgggaattatttgtttagcagagtgatggcgttcaggaagaaactgtacttgtgtctagttgttctggtgtgcagtgctctatagcgtcgttttgagggtaggaatcgaaacagtttatgtccaggatgtgaggggtctgtaaatattttcaaagccctctttttgactcgtgcagtatacaggtcctcaatggaaggcaggttggttgcaattattttttctgcagttctaattatcctctgaaatctgtttctgtcttgttgggttgcagaaccaaaccagttatAGTGGTGCAAATGACAAAAATGatggcaaaaaaggctttaagagttgtaaacctaatcttacgtagcttcttctccaaaaactctacactactaaccagagcatataaaacatttgttagaattcttgaatacagctcaactgtctggaacccataccacatttctgacatcaatacaattgaacgtgtccagaaatactttacaagaagagttctccactcctctgaatacaacaaaataccttatgccgccagacttgaaatcctgggtttagaaaatttagaactacgccgccttcgataggacctgagtttaactcatagaatcatctattacaatgtccttcctgtcaaaaactactttagcttcaattgcaacaatacatgagcacacaatagatttaagcttaatgttaaccgctccaatcttgattgcagaaaatatgacttcagtaacaaagttgttaatgcttggaatacactacttgactctgtggtcttttccccaaatccccaaagcttcaaccaaaaactactattgacctcaccccattcctaagaggtctgtaagcggtgtgcataagagcacaaatgtgcctacagttcctgtcctattgtttcctttcattatatccaattaatataattattacatactcatacttttatatatgcttatatattgtatagttatttcatgcttatgcttatatatactgtatgacaaaataaataaataaaataaaatgacagactcaataattcctctgtaaatatGGACAAATATAGAAGCCTACTATGGTTTGTCTATCTCTGTCAATAAATTGATTTACTTTATCCGTTATCTGCTATTCTTTGATTAAGCCTTCAGGCTGCCTTCATGTTTAATAGTGCTCATACAGCACAAAAATAGTCTCCTTTGAATAGAGCTGAGGTCCAGGTAATTTCATGGACATATCCAGGTCTTTTTCTCAGCAAGGGAGTAAAAGTGGTTTGCCACAGTTTTACGGATGTCTATAACTTTCTAGTTGAGCCTTGATTCTGATTAGTGGAATCCCATTATAGTACTAATCAGCCTTAGCCCTGCTTAGCTTCCCAAACCAGATAGGTTCATACATGTCAAAAGCCAAAAGCTTTTATAGAATACTGACCTAGCTTATGTGTACAATACAGTTTTGAGGAGTTTATAGATATTATAGATTTAAATCTTTCAACAGGTGCCAATTTTTGTGTTtcaaataaaagtagttttaagtGCTGTGAGAGATCTAAAATTTTAACtagtctttaaaaaaatgatacctTTTTTGTTGGTTTCTATTGTTTAAGTTTCAGGGAAAAATGAAAAGTCTGACAGAGGAAAAAATGGCTGAAGGAACAGAAATGCAAAGCTGAAAAATATTTATAAGGAAAAGTATACCATTGCATTTACTGAAAAGAGAGTAATTCCTGAATTAAAACAGTTTCCACCCCACCACTCCGAAAGACTAGACAGCATCCATTGTCATATTCTCAGTTAATCTTTGCATCTTTCTCCTTTTAAAGGTAAATTATTTGATGTAAAAATAGTATTGTTTATAGGCAAATACAATCTGTACACATGTACAAGTATTCCTCGATCACTGTACTCTCATAAACAAATAGCTACAGAAACTGATTATATTATCCATTCCAATTCTCCCTTTCTGACTGTTACAACTGATTTTAACCTTGCCCAGAATGTCTTCAATAATCCCAACTATGATCCTGAATTGGTACATTATCATTTGTATTCTGCAATCCAAGATCAAAATTGTGAAAAAAGTTCTGAATGTCAGCAGAATCAATCCCGATTTGGGGAAGAATCAATCTGTTAAAATCTTCCTATTTTTGCTCACTGCCCACTGCAAACCCAATGCAGGAGAAGGAGTAAAAAGGGAATGAAAATGAGGCAAAAGAAACCACCATCACCACCCACATCTCTAAATAAAGCTTTAAAAAATCTCTGGCTGAAATCCAGAGGAGTGCCTAATAGTCCAGTCAAACCtccccaccaaaaaaaccccagataAAGGATCTAGCTAAATTCACCAATGAACTCTTACCTTGTAAAATGCCTTTCATTCAGGATTACAAAACTAAAGGGGGGGGGCTCTCTTCTTCTTCGTAAGGTTTCTGTCTCAAAAGATGAAAGAGGAATGAAATTTTATCAAATGTCTATGAACAGGCTGGTGAGCTTTCTAGTTGGATTATCTGTTAGTTCTTTTCTGGGATGAATCCCGCTTTTCAAGTATTTGTTAGATTGAATATAGCCAGGTTCCTCCCAATTCACTGAATCAATACAGGAATGCAAGCAAAGGTAGTCACTTACTCAGCTATCTTTTCTCCAGCCAATCAGGGCAGTCTTTATCTTCTTTGCAAGGTGTTATACCCAGGAGACACGTCAAGTATTTAATATTTAGAAACAAAAACAATTCTCCTTAGGAATCCTAGtgtcataattttttaaaaaagtatataaaacttGAGAGGCCAAAAGCTTGCAATAAATTCATTTCAGCATTCTGTGTAGAAAGTTTTGGACAAACTGTGGCCAAGTCAGCTGGCAGGATCCACCTAACACTTTCAAAAACCTTGAAtgctctagaaccgtgatggcgaaccagtggtgggttgcccccagttcggatcGGTTCTCTAGaacagtagtaaaaccagcaggaggctccgcccactgacccgaacgtcatcaagagtgatctgtgcatgcagaTCGCATGGGCATGATGCGTACcagtagtaaagttaagtagaacccacccttgtggggaacctatggcacacatgccagaggtggcacgtagagccctctctgtgggcacgtgggctgtcgccagctgctcttccagtttctggtgcgggcatgtgcactggccagctggtctttgtgtgtgctggagcactggaaatctgaagaccagctggttggtgcgCAGGTGCGCACCAAAAACTGGAAGATTAGCTGCCCGGTGCATGCATATGCATGGCCAGcttgtctttgggtttctggattCCAGTGTGCTCATGTtccagtttcggcacttggtgccaaaaaggttctccGTCACTGCTCTAGAAGCTAATGCATTATGTTCAAGGCTAGCTTTGCAAAGCATTATAAAGAAGAAGCTACCAACTTCATTGATCATTCATATCATTTCTGAACAATCATTTGGTCCCGGTGGAtggtcttctctttcttcctccttattTATGATTATATTAAGTAATAGTCAGGAACTGCTATTGCCACATTGCAGATGCATTGAAAATGCATGCGGATATTCAGCGTGTTTATAAATAGCTTCAAGTCTCTATTCATAGAAAAAGGTctattccagtgatggcgaaccttttttggcaccaagtgcccaaaccagaacgcgcgcatgtgtgccagagagcTGGAAACCAGAGCACCAGCTGGCCGGTCCTCATGTGTGTGCACATACTTACAAGTTGGAACACTGTTAATGGCTTCAATCTGCCTCAGCAGTAGGTTATCTATTAGATGGAGCACAGACCTATTGCAAACAAGAAATGGGTCGTCTTTATGTCATGATAAGCAACCCATGTGGACGACCACTATAGCTTTCTGGGGGACTAACAGGGCAATCACTAGGAGGCAATTCCAGAGAGAACTTCATCTATGAAGTCTTTCTTACTCTCagctttattgttgttgttgttgttagttgcgaagtcgtgtccgacccatcgcaaccccatggacaacattcctccaggccttcctgtcctctaccatcctctggagtccatttaaactcatgcctacttcttcagtgactccatccagccacctcattctctgttgtccccttcttcttttgccctcaatctttcccagcattaggctcttctccagtgagtccttctttctcattaggtggccaaagtatttcagtttcatcttcaggatctggccttctaaagagcagtcagggttgatctcctctagaactgacttgtttgttcgccttgcagtccaagggactcgcaggagtcttcttagCTTAGTGATGACTAAGATAATGAAAATGAAGCCCATCCATATATACATGTTTATGTTCATGTTCACTGAACTgacttggattttatttttattttatatgggaGGGGGGAATGTAAATTATGTGTATTCAATATTTCAGTAACTTCTTGAATAATTCCATTATACATTTTGTGTCTACTCTTGTTTTTATTAGTATATATGATGACTGATACtgcttttatctttatttttacatttcttctATGGTTACACAGATCATTGCATCTCTTTTTTGATCTTTTTATGCCTAGTTTTCTTGTCTGGTTCAATATTTGCCGTTAAGGCCAACCCTAGTaggaacttttgtaagtcaagtGCAATCTATTATTTAGGAAATTCTCATGGCAAGTAAGATATGTGTTGGCAAAAGAGGCATGCTGCGGATCCTGTCAACCCAATTATTCCAGCTGGAGGGTTCCAGGAGGAAggtcttctctgctgttgctcctgccctctggaacagctTTTACCCCCAATGTCaggttgcccccaaccatcttaTCCTTTTGTAAGGAGCTAAAAacatggctctgccagttggcttggggcccAAGTGGGGGAacagcaccaggggtgaaatgctacccattcagaccagttcgggtgaactggtagtaacaaatgctATTGGTTCcggcgaactggtatttctgacaatctgccgggtgacaatcagctgtgacgcacaatttatattagctagaacgATCAGATTTCCTGctgtctagctaatctaaatcgcgtAACACAGCGGATTCcgacccctcgctgttctacttacctttgcagacttggaaggcttcaaagtgttccttttttagcgctgcaCGGGCGTGCCTCAGGCATGGGTGCACCTCAGGCGTGCATGTGTGCGAAGTGCGCACTCAGTAGCAGACTCATAGAATCGGTAGCAGACTTTAGAGGATTTCACCCCAGCATGTGAAGGTGGTTGATTGAGTAACAACCGATCCCACCTCTTCCCactcttcccccaccctccccacaTATCCTTAGGTAttaatgtttgattttaatttatttatgctttaattgtatatatataaatatatttttatgattgtaagccaCTGGGAGTTACCTTATGTTGAGCTGAgtggccaatacattttataaataaataaatatgacaagGCTGAGTTTGAGGGAGGGGTTAAGTGTGTCATCAGTTTGTAACTCCATCATGCCCACCAGAGATCCAGCCCAGAAATCCAGCCCTCCTTGAATTCCTTTGATTCTTATCTACTGCCAAGTTGCCTGGATCCCCGTAGTGATCTAGCATGGATTAAACTTGTACTCATTTGAACAACCttggttcctgatttcttgcaccTGATGTGGCAGTGTGGAAAGAGATGGCACAACTTTTCAATTCATGTCCTTAGagacttaaattttatttttaaaatgtaaatatttgaATAACAATCGATATACTGTGAATTAATTGAAGAAATTGATCCAGTATTTTTCTTTTGGGTAAAGCAAGAATTGAGATTAGTCGCACTATAATCAGGAAGCGAATGTGACAGAGTCAGAAGGACAAACTGTTTCAATTCAAACTCCAGTAAAATTCCTCTGCAAGAAATCCAATATTCCTATAAAGCCATACCTTTATAAAGACACATGAAATTCCAAATTAACTTGTAACCTCTCAGCTTGTAATTCTTCCATTTTTAATTAGACATTATAGTAAAAAGAATGGAAGAGAAAATTAGTGCAATTTCAACCATGTATACATTGTACATTATATTGCAGTCTTCAACTGAACTGAAAGAGGCAGAGTATTTGCCAGCATTTGGTGCCATAGGCAAAACATAAAATCAGTTCCTTGTACCCGAATCCCAAAATAAATATACTTTATACTTTAAAATTGTAGATAACTTTTTgtggatgctctctgaacttttaCTGTTTGCTGTatacattatcttttttttttaatcttaccaAGGTAGGTAATGTGATCAGTGCAAGTGAATGTGGTACTGGCTTCATCTTTATACACAGTAGCTTGCTCTGCCAGATTTGGTGGAGTGTAGTTTCCTCCTTGGAGTTGTATAATTAGAGTATTGCTTTTAGCCTGATTGCTTGcaactgatggaaactaatcaaggagagaaccagcctagaactaagcagaaatttcctgacagttagaacaattaatcagtggaaaaaaatgtctctaaaagttgtgggtgctccaacaccagaggtttttaagaagagatcggacaactatttgtctgaaatgttataggatttcctacttgagcaggaggttggactagaagatctttacggtcccttccaactctgttattctctttggtgttgatccctgcttatctgaatgTGAATTGCTGTAgtctttttaggttttttttttattgcctcttttgaatggtatgacaTTTAATCAGGAATCCACAAAAGAGGAACATACATTCCCACCAAAACTGGCAGGAGAAAGTAGTACATAGAAACAAGGAGTAAACTTCACATTcattcacactgatgatgttatcttctTGGGTGAGgaaatgcctgcaagcaaacaaccaagctcacagagtACCAGAACTACACAGATCAACCACAAGCTATGGGTATTATCTTCTAttggagattttatttttcttgaaattTGATAGCCCAGTTAAATAGGCACCAAAGGTGATTGTCTGATTTGCCTATATAGACATACCACGGTATGATACAGATATGGAAGTTCATTTCTGCCAGGTGCCAAATTAAATTATGGGGTGTCCTAAAGAATGCTGGAATAAGGCTTTTGTTTTGGTCTTTTCTGAAAGATAATGCCACAACCTGAAGTCCATTATTAAAAGATCTCAGGTTGACTGAGGTCAATTATAGAATTGTTAAGCAGATAAGGAGTTGATAACCTGTGACAAAATGCAACTCAGAACCCCAGATAGCATGGACAACATTAAGAGATGCTGGGGGATGTTCAGCAATTACCTGAAGGATTCAAGATTACTTCCTTCTGTGATAATGCTAATCCACAACTGGTTTTGAGGGTATAATAATGTTATAGATAAATTGAGATTCAAGTTTGAGATGTAACCATTTTCTTCAGGACCTTTCTTAAAGCCTGCTTGATATCTTTGTTCCTCAGGGTGTAGATCAAGGGGTTCAGGAGGGGAGTGACAAAGGTATATATAAGAGCCAGTTTCCTATCCTCATCTTCTGAAGTGCTGGACTTGGGACGCAGATACACAAGGCTGCAGACACCATACTGTAGAATCACAACTGTGAGGTGGGAGGAGCAGGTGGAGAAGGCTTGGTACCGCCCAGATGTGGACTTAATCCGGAGAATGGCAGCCACAATATAGACATACGAGATGCATATCAGAAGAAAGGGAACTGTTAAAACCATGATGCCAACACCATAAAGTGCAGTTTGGTGGAGATGGGTGTCGGCACATGCCAGCTTTAGCACAGGTGGTACATCACATAGGAAATGATTGATCTTGGGTTGGTAACCACAGAAAGGCAAGCTAAAAATCAAGGCAGTTAGCTGCAGACATAGCGCTATGGAAAGAATCAGGGAGCCAATCACCAGCCACATGCATACTCGCCAGGTCATGATGAGGGTGTAGCGAAGTGGGTGGCAGATGGCTATGTAGCGATCATACGCCAtgacagccaacataaaacaatcaGTGCCTCCTAGTGTTGTAAAGAAGAACATCTGGATGCCGCAGTTCACCAATGGGATTGTTCTGTGGAAGTCAGAAATGCTAGCAAGCATTTGAGGTACTACCACAGTGGTATAACACATTTCCAGAAAAGAGAGGCTGGCCAGGAAAAAATACATTGGGGTGTGCAGGAAATGGACAGTGCAGATCACCCAAAGGACAGAGCAGTTACCAAAAATAATTGTGAGAtagagcaaaagaaagaaagtgaaaataAGATGTTGTATCTCAGGAACAGTGGAGAATGCCTGGAAGATGAACTCATGGGCCATGGACTGATTATCCCAGTTTGTAATTGTCAGATACATCTTATCTACCAtataaaggaaaaaacaagaatgaAAACCAGTTAAATAGTAATATGTATTTTCAAAAGTTTCAAAAACCAGGTCGTGTGGACTGTATGATACTCAGATCTGATACATGAAATCTCAGTAATCCTGGACTTTTCACTTCTCTTCATCTCCTAAATTAGGCAAATTCCAACACACCTGGGATATTATTTTTAGATGATTACAATGTCAGTTGTGCAAATCTGACCCAATAGATATAAAAACTGATATTTACAGAACTTTTATTACCTGTAGGATACAAGGTTCTCAcctatgtttttctttttgaaaacaaGTTCCTGCTATTATCCAGAGTGGGCAACCTTTTCATGAGTATATTTTCAGCTGCTCCGATGAAAGGTTTCAGACCCAAGAAAACAAAAGTTGGAAGAATTGAAGAATAGGCTGAACATATCACAAATATGCcaccagcctctggtggctcaacagactaatgcagtctgttattaacagcagctgcttgcaattactgcgggttcaagtcccaccaggcccaaggttgactcagccttccatcctttataaggtaggtaaaatgaggacccagattgttgggggcaataagttgactttgtatgtaatatacaaatggatgaagactattgcttgacatagtgtaagccgccctgagtcttcggagaagggcgggatataaatgcaaataaaaaaaaattttgatTGAGACTATTTACTAAAACAGCTGGCATTCCTGTATCTGTGTAGCATTTCATTTCAGAGCACTTTACCATTCCAGTGATTCAGCTCTCATCAGACTTACCTCGCTAAGAGAATCAGTATTTATTTCACATCATTTTGCAATTCCTATGGTCCATCTTACCTTCATCAGAGAACCAGGTCACCTCAGTCCCACTAATAGTTTTAGTATAATATCTGTGTGTCTCCCAAGGAAGCTCCTTTCTTACTTCCAACTTTGGCCCAGTGTAGTGTTGCCCCCTTTGAGCCTATGACAAGGAAGCAAGGTTAGGAGGATGAGAGGGCAGCTATTGGCTTCCCTTCCTTGGCAGGTAGAAACTTGCAGGAGGTTTGCTGCAAAAAAAGACAGCAGGTTTATGCTAGGTGAGGCCAGGGAGAACTTATTTCTAGTTAGAAATCTTTAGAGTTAAATTGAGAACAAGTATTGAAAGA
It encodes the following:
- the LOC131184826 gene encoding olfactory receptor 10Q1-like; translated protein: MYLTITNWDNQSMAHEFIFQAFSTVPEIQHLIFTFFLLLYLTIIFGNCSVLWVICTVHFLHTPMYFFLASLSFLEMCYTTVVVPQMLASISDFHRTIPLVNCGIQMFFFTTLGGTDCFMLAVMAYDRYIAICHPLRYTLIMTWRVCMWLVIGSLILSIALCLQLTALIFSLPFCGYQPKINHFLCDVPPVLKLACADTHLHQTALYGVGIMVLTVPFLLICISYVYIVAAILRIKSTSGRYQAFSTCSSHLTVVILQYGVCSLVYLRPKSSTSEDEDRKLALIYTFVTPLLNPLIYTLRNKDIKQALRKVLKKMVTSQT